The sequence below is a genomic window from Magnetospirillum sp. WYHS-4.
GGCCGTATTGATCGCCGATTCCGCCTTCGGCCCCAGGGCGTCCTGGAAGTCGCGCAGCGTGCCGGTGAGGTCGTCGCCGGTCTTGACCATGTCGTTGCCCAGCGCCGTCATCCTGACCTCGAAGATATCGTTCCGGGTCTGGACGGCGGTGTGAAGATCGTCCAGTCCCCTGGCGAAAGTCTTGGAACTCTCGGCAATCTTGACCACCCTGGCCTTGCGGCGGTCGTCCTCCATCGCCTTGGCAAGCTTCTGCAGGAACCCATCCAGTTCCGCCAAGTTCTTCTTCGCCTGGCCGAAGGACTCCTCGTCGCCGCGCGCCAGGAAAGTCCGTGCCTCCAGACGGGCAAGCAGTAAGTGCCGCAGCGCCATGCCGCCGTAATACATTTCGTCGATCAGGTTCTCGCGTTGGCCGGTCTTGATAAGGCCGGTCAGTTCATGATCCGCCTGGAATCCGGCGACGTCGATGACGTCCTTCACGGCCTTGTCGGCATCCGCCTGGCGTTTGACCACATCGGAGAACAGGGTGGACAGTTCCTTGCCTTTGGCGTCGACGATCCGCACTTGGGAAACCAAATCCGGCCGCGAGGCCATAACCTTGAGCGCCTCGCCGGTCTCCCGATCGAGTTGCCCGAGCCGGTCGATGGTTTGCCTGGCCACCTGGTCCTTGGGGGCGATGATGAAGTTGCGGACGTTCACCCTCACCCGCTGGAGCGCGATATTGACCCGGTTGAGCGCGTTACGCTGGCGCGCCGCTTCCCGGTATTCGGTGAAATAGCCGCCGGCCGAGCCGAGGCTCACGCCCCCCACCAAGGACAGTACGGCCAACAAGGCCAGGATCGTTCCGAACCCGGCGAACACCTTCGTCGAAATCTTGAGGTTTTTGAGCATCCCGTTCTCCCATCCCCGACGTGCCCCCAGCCGGTCGGCCTTGGGAGCAGAATACTGTCTGCGGCGGCCCCAGGCTAGAATCTCTTCGCCACCATCACGCCCGCCAGAAGGCGCGGCTGAACAGGACGATAATCGTGAACAGCTCCAGACGGCCCAGGAACATGCCCAACGCCAGCAGCCACTTGGCCGCATCGGGCAAGGGCTGGAAGGTCCCGGCCGGTCCGATGACGGTGCCGAATCCGGGCCCCACGTTGCCCATGGCGGTGGCCACTCCGGACAGAGCCGTGATGACGTCCAGACCGGCCGCCGTGCAGGCCACGGTCAAGAGGGCGAAGACCAGCATGTAGATGTAGAAGAAGGCCAGTACCGAGGTGATGACCTCGTCGGGCACCGGACGGCGGTTGAAATAGGGAATGAAGACCCCGTGCGGCTGGAACAGGTAGTGGATCTGGGTCCGGGCGGCCGCGTAAAGGATAAGCAAGCGATACATCTTGATGCCGCCCGAGGCCGACCCGGTACAGCCGCCGGCGAACATCAGGAAGAACAGGACGGCGGTCGCGAAGCTGCCCCACAGGCCGAAGTCGGTGGTGGCATACCCGGTTCCCGAGACCACCGACACCACGTTGAAGGACGCGAAGCGGACCGCCTGGAGCAGTTCCATGCCGCCATGCAGCCACAGCCACCCGGTCACCGCCGTCACGGCCAAGACCACCAGCCCCAGGTAGGCGCGGACTTGGCTGTCCCGCACCAGGGCCTTGCGGTCCCCTCGCAGGGTCTTGAGGAACAGGATGAAAGGCAGACTTCCGGACAGCATGCCGAGCATCACCACTCCATCGATCCAGGGGCTGTCGAACACGCCGATGGAACTGTCCGATGTCGAAAAGCCTCCGGTGGAAATGGTCGTCATGGCATGGACCACCGCCTCGAAGGGCCTCATTCCCGCCCCCCAGAAGGCCAGGATGAGGAACACCGTCATACCCAGGTAGATGGTGCCGATGGCGCTCGCCACCTGGGCAGCGCGGGGAAAGGCCTTTTCGGAGCGGTCCGAGGATTCCATGCGGAAGAGCTGCATGCCGCCGACCCTGAGGATGGGCAGGATGGCGATGGCCATGACGATGATGCCGATGCCGCCGATCCATTGCAGCAGGCCGCGCCACAAGAGAATACCCGGCGGCAGCTTGTCCAGGCCGGTGATGACGGTGGCCCCCGTGGTGGTCAGTCCCGACATGGCCTCGAAAA
It includes:
- a CDS encoding Tar ligand binding domain-containing protein; translation: MLKNLKISTKVFAGFGTILALLAVLSLVGGVSLGSAGGYFTEYREAARQRNALNRVNIALQRVRVNVRNFIIAPKDQVARQTIDRLGQLDRETGEALKVMASRPDLVSQVRIVDAKGKELSTLFSDVVKRQADADKAVKDVIDVAGFQADHELTGLIKTGQRENLIDEMYYGGMALRHLLLARLEARTFLARGDEESFGQAKKNLAELDGFLQKLAKAMEDDRRKARVVKIAESSKTFARGLDDLHTAVQTRNDIFEVRMTALGNDMVKTGDDLTGTLRDFQDALGPKAESAINTA
- a CDS encoding TrkH family potassium uptake protein, yielding MDFRPVVLVNGLLLVVLAVAMAIPAAVDLASANPDWIVFVMSGAVTLFVGVAMALTSYSRDFRFTVRQGFVITTSAWVVNASFAALPFMFSELRMTFTDGFFEAMSGLTTTGATVITGLDKLPPGILLWRGLLQWIGGIGIIVMAIAILPILRVGGMQLFRMESSDRSEKAFPRAAQVASAIGTIYLGMTVFLILAFWGAGMRPFEAVVHAMTTISTGGFSTSDSSIGVFDSPWIDGVVMLGMLSGSLPFILFLKTLRGDRKALVRDSQVRAYLGLVVLAVTAVTGWLWLHGGMELLQAVRFASFNVVSVVSGTGYATTDFGLWGSFATAVLFFLMFAGGCTGSASGGIKMYRLLILYAAARTQIHYLFQPHGVFIPYFNRRPVPDEVITSVLAFFYIYMLVFALLTVACTAAGLDVITALSGVATAMGNVGPGFGTVIGPAGTFQPLPDAAKWLLALGMFLGRLELFTIIVLFSRAFWRA